TAACCTCGGAAAGGGGCGCGACGCAAGCGCGGGAGCACGTTTACCAGCGATTCCCATTTTGGGGAGCGCGGCTATTTCGGAGGCCCGTTGCCGCATGCGGACAGGTCAGAAGACTCCAGACTTTTTAACGTGCGGCGGCGGATCGAAGGACGACCCAGGCGCGTCCGGAGCGAAATGAGAACTACTGAATGTTTACGGGTCAGGCGGGAGCTTTGACAGGCCATCCGGCGGCGGTCATGGCTTTGTAGCCGCCGGCGATGGAAAAGACGTTCCGGTAACCCATGCGCTGCGCCGCGTCACAAGTCAACGCGGAGCGAAACCCGCCGCCGCAATACATGAGGACTTCAATCGCCGGGTCCGGGACGGTTTTCTCAAGGTCGCGTTCAAGGATGCCCTTGCCCAAATGCAGTGCCTCCACAGCATGGCCTTGGGTCCATTCGTGATCTTCCCTCACATCGAGGAGGATTGGTTTGGGGAGACGAGCCAGGCGCTGCCGGGCTTCCTCGACAGAGATTTCGCGGACGCGCGATTTGGCGTCATCGACCAGTTTGAGAAAACCGGGTGAATGCGTCATGCCCGGAGTCTGGACTTT
This portion of the Verrucomicrobiota bacterium genome encodes:
- a CDS encoding sulfurtransferase; the encoded protein is MTHSPGFLKLVDDAKSRVREISVEEARQRLARLPKPILLDVREDHEWTQGHAVEALHLGKGILERDLEKTVPDPAIEVLMYCGGGFRSALTCDAAQRMGYRNVFSIAGGYKAMTAAGWPVKAPA